The proteins below come from a single Mytilus edulis chromosome 5, xbMytEdul2.2, whole genome shotgun sequence genomic window:
- the LOC139523151 gene encoding transmembrane protein 42-like isoform X2, translated as MQWLRQSHGLTLAVMAGVMASLGSTFAKLAMSGDIVLSYCLLLAGNHKCQQISVYIQVLFFLMIFVCNGVMWTFFTKSLQYCSSSVEATVTNTASNFLFTAFVGLLLFDETLSLRWWFGSLLILLGLMLINRGNLKDELRKADTKTE; from the exons ATGCAATGGTTGAGGCAGAGCCATGGTTTGACGTTGGCTGTGATGGCAGGAGTTATGGCTTCCTTGGGATCAACATTTGCTAAGTTGGCTATGAGTGGAGACATTGTACTGTCTTATTGTTTACTCTTAGCAGGAAATCACAAGTGTCAACAG ATAAGTGTGTACATACAAGTGCTATTTTTCCTGATGATATTTGTATGTAACGGAGTGATGTGGACATTCTTTACCAAGTCTTTACAGTACTGTTCATCATCAGTGGAGGCTACTGTCACTAATACAGCTTCTAATTTCTTGTTTACA GCATTTGTTGGTCTGTtgttatttgatgaaactttatcATTACGATGGTGGTTTGGATCTCTGCTCATCCTGTTAGGACTGATGCTGATAAATAGAGGAAATCTGAAGGATGAACTAAGGAAAGCAGATACAAAAACAGAGTAG
- the LOC139523151 gene encoding transmembrane protein 42-like isoform X1 — MKKMQWLRQSHGLTLAVMAGVMASLGSTFAKLAMSGDIVLSYCLLLAGNHKCQQISVYIQVLFFLMIFVCNGVMWTFFTKSLQYCSSSVEATVTNTASNFLFTAFVGLLLFDETLSLRWWFGSLLILLGLMLINRGNLKDELRKADTKTE, encoded by the exons a tGAAGAAAATGCAATGGTTGAGGCAGAGCCATGGTTTGACGTTGGCTGTGATGGCAGGAGTTATGGCTTCCTTGGGATCAACATTTGCTAAGTTGGCTATGAGTGGAGACATTGTACTGTCTTATTGTTTACTCTTAGCAGGAAATCACAAGTGTCAACAG ATAAGTGTGTACATACAAGTGCTATTTTTCCTGATGATATTTGTATGTAACGGAGTGATGTGGACATTCTTTACCAAGTCTTTACAGTACTGTTCATCATCAGTGGAGGCTACTGTCACTAATACAGCTTCTAATTTCTTGTTTACA GCATTTGTTGGTCTGTtgttatttgatgaaactttatcATTACGATGGTGGTTTGGATCTCTGCTCATCCTGTTAGGACTGATGCTGATAAATAGAGGAAATCTGAAGGATGAACTAAGGAAAGCAGATACAAAAACAGAGTAG
- the LOC139523150 gene encoding ER membrane protein complex subunit 8-like, translating into MADLFLTSAAYCKILLHAAKYPHCAVNGVLLAEEPKNKDHKHIRFVDCIPLFHLSLSIAPMLEAALLQIEAYSKSIGCVIAGYYQANENLDDNVLNNAAKIIGKRIYDNNPDTCIFIVDNNKVSPLAVSEAYNIYTFKESNWCKTDKRPTTDEETLELSRMLLSTPDSYRQLVDFDNHFDDLSKDWRNLQIAEYIDRST; encoded by the exons ATGGCGGATTTATTTTTAACAAGCGCAGCTTACTGCAAGATTTTGCTTCATGCCGCCAAATATCCACATTGTGCTGTCAATGGTGTACTTCTAGCTGAAGAACCAAAAAACAAAGATCACAAACATATACGATTTGTTGACTGTATTCCACTGTTTCATTTGTCTTTGAGTATAGCACCGATGCTGGAGGCTGCTTTGTTGCAG ATTGAAGCCTACAGTAAGAGTATAGGATGTGTGATAGCCGGATATTATCAAGCCAATGAAAACCTTGACGATAATGT ATTAAACAATGCAGCAAAAATAATAGGAAAAAGAATCTATGATAATAACCCTGATACTTGTATTTTTATA GTTGATAATAATAAAGTATCGCCACTAGCAGTGTCAGAGgcttacaatatatatacatttaaagaaTCAAATTGGTGCAAAACTGATAAAAG ACCAACAACAGACGAAGAAACACTAGAGTTAAGCAGAATGTTATTATCTACACCAGATTCCTACAGACAGTTAGTTGACTTTGATAACCATTTTGATGATCTATCTAAAGACTGGAGAAATTTACAAATAGCAGAATATATAGACAGATCGACATGA
- the LOC139523152 gene encoding dynein light chain roadblock-type 2 isoform X2: protein MSEVEETLKRIQGHRGVIGTIVVNMEGIPIRTTLDNSTTVQYAGLITQLTSKARSTVRDIDPQNDLTFLRIRSKKHEIMVAPEKEYTLICIQSPYDN from the exons ATG tCTGAAGTAGAAGAAACATTAAAGAGAATTCAAGGCCATCGTGGGGTCATTGGAACTATTGTTGTTAATATGGAAG GTATTCCCATCAGAACAACCCTTGATAATTCTACAACAGTACAGTATGCTGGTCTGATCACACAACTGACATCAAAAGCCAGAAGTACAGTCCGTGACATTGATCCACAGAATGACCTCACATTCCTTAGGATACGATCGAAAAAACATGAAATTATGGTAGCCCCTG AAAAGGAGTATACATTGATCTGCATACAATCACCATACGACAATTAG
- the LOC139523152 gene encoding dynein light chain roadblock-type 2 isoform X1 — translation MSEVEETLKRIQGHRGVIGTIVVNMEGIPIRTTLDNSTTVQYAGLITQLTSKARSTVRDIDPQNDLTFLRIRSKKHEIMVAPENEYLLIVIQNPDAV, via the exons ATG tCTGAAGTAGAAGAAACATTAAAGAGAATTCAAGGCCATCGTGGGGTCATTGGAACTATTGTTGTTAATATGGAAG GTATTCCCATCAGAACAACCCTTGATAATTCTACAACAGTACAGTATGCTGGTCTGATCACACAACTGACATCAAAAGCCAGAAGTACAGTCCGTGACATTGATCCACAGAATGACCTCACATTCCTTAGGATACGATCGAAAAAACATGAAATTATGGTAGCCCCTG AAAATGAATATTTGTTGATTGTCATCCAGAATCCTGATGCGGTGTAA